From Agromyces sp. SYSU T00194, a single genomic window includes:
- a CDS encoding PP2C family protein-serine/threonine phosphatase → MATVKGSAAVSHVGRVRSNNQDSGYAGRHLFLVADGMGGHAGGDVASAIATRYIRDADQLYPSVQDASAALHDSLIGANQRLAETVAEHSELTGMGTTVSAVLLHGDQVAISHIGDSRIYLLRGGELSQISTDHTFVQRLVDAGRITEEEAMVHPRRSVLMRVLGDVESSPEIDTLTLDTRSGDRWLICSDGLSGVVSFEDIRKALMSEAGAKPVADRLVKASLDGGAPDNVTVVVLDIGEPAAPATTPQIVGSAAAPPAFGTPEPVRQRSLLLTPFRVHPVQETHFEPDSAEYFDEIIEEDARRRRRRIVTWTVGVLLIVAAVVGLVVLAYQWTQTRYFVGESNGRVAIYQGIQQDLGPIVLSELYRESDIDIAELRLYDQQRVEETISTGSLQDAEAVVDRLEESLD, encoded by the coding sequence ATGGCGACGGTCAAGGGCAGTGCCGCGGTCTCGCACGTCGGCAGGGTCCGGTCGAACAACCAGGACTCGGGCTACGCGGGGCGGCACCTGTTCCTCGTCGCCGACGGCATGGGCGGCCACGCGGGCGGGGACGTCGCGAGCGCGATCGCGACCCGGTACATCCGCGACGCCGACCAGCTCTACCCGTCGGTGCAGGACGCCTCGGCGGCCCTGCACGACAGCCTGATCGGCGCGAACCAGCGCCTGGCCGAGACCGTCGCCGAGCACAGCGAGCTGACGGGAATGGGCACCACGGTCAGCGCCGTGCTGCTGCACGGCGACCAGGTCGCCATCTCCCACATCGGCGACTCCCGCATCTACCTGCTGCGCGGCGGCGAGCTCAGCCAGATCTCCACCGACCACACCTTCGTGCAGCGGCTCGTCGACGCCGGCCGCATCACGGAGGAGGAGGCGATGGTGCATCCGCGCCGTTCCGTCCTGATGCGGGTGCTGGGCGACGTGGAGTCCTCGCCCGAGATCGACACCCTGACCCTCGACACGCGTTCGGGCGACCGCTGGCTGATCTGCTCCGACGGCCTGTCGGGGGTCGTCTCCTTCGAGGACATCCGCAAGGCCCTGATGTCGGAGGCCGGCGCGAAGCCCGTGGCCGACCGCCTCGTGAAGGCATCGCTCGACGGCGGCGCCCCCGACAACGTGACCGTCGTCGTGCTCGACATCGGCGAGCCGGCCGCGCCGGCGACGACGCCCCAGATCGTCGGCTCCGCCGCCGCCCCGCCCGCGTTCGGCACGCCGGAGCCGGTGCGCCAGCGTTCGCTGCTGCTCACGCCGTTCCGCGTGCACCCCGTGCAGGAGACGCACTTCGAGCCGGACTCGGCCGAGTACTTCGACGAGATCATCGAGGAGGACGCCCGGCGCCGCCGCCGGCGGATCGTCACCTGGACGGTCGGCGTGCTCCTCATCGTCGCCGCGGTCGTGGGGCTCGTGGTCCTCGCCTACCAGTGGACCCAGACCCGGTACTTCGTCGGCGAGTCCAATGGGCGGGTCGCCATCTACCAGGGCATCCAGCAGGACCTCGGCCCCATCGTGCTGAGCGAGCTCTACCGCGAATCGGACATCGACATCGCCGAGCTCCGCCTGTACGACCAGCAGCGCGTGGAGGAGACCATCAGCACCGGATCGCTGCAGGACGCGGAGGCCGTCGTCGACCGGCTGGAGGAGTCCCTTGACTGA
- a CDS encoding FHA domain-containing protein FhaB/FipA: MSELTLLVLQLSFLALMWIFVFSIVWALRSDLFGQRVRKMQTADASGQAAPATPPRGTDAPRAAAASAAAAAGNGDIATTDNASKLVITSGGKAGSEFPLGRDEITIGRSSDSSIIIRDDYTSNHHARLMLWSNQWMIQDLDSTNGTFLNGSRVTVPAAVPLGATVKVGATTFELRR, translated from the coding sequence ATGAGCGAACTCACCCTCCTCGTCCTGCAGCTGTCGTTCCTCGCGCTGATGTGGATATTCGTCTTCTCCATCGTGTGGGCGCTGCGCAGCGACCTGTTCGGCCAGCGCGTGCGCAAGATGCAGACGGCGGATGCCTCCGGCCAGGCCGCGCCCGCCACGCCCCCGCGCGGCACCGACGCGCCGCGTGCCGCGGCCGCATCCGCTGCTGCAGCAGCCGGGAACGGCGACATCGCCACCACCGACAACGCGTCGAAGCTCGTCATCACGTCGGGCGGCAAGGCCGGCAGCGAGTTCCCGCTCGGCCGCGACGAGATCACGATCGGCCGCTCGAGCGACTCGTCGATCATCATCCGCGACGACTACACCTCGAACCACCACGCCCGGCTCATGCTCTGGAGCAACCAGTGGATGATCCAGGACCTCGACTCGACGAACGGCACCTTCCTGAACGGCTCCCGCGTGACCGTGCCCGCGGCGGTGCCGCTCGGCGCGACGGTCAAGGTCGGCGCGACGACGTTCGAGCTGCGACGGTAA
- a CDS encoding FhaA domain-containing protein, producing the protein MGLLDNFEKGLERAVNGAFAKTFRSGLQPVEITAALKRELDTKAAVVSRDRVLVPNTFRVRMSRPDLQRMSSLGPALVDELTDVVQQHAASQGFQFAGGIQISLDADEGLSEGMVQVDSSNVKGEIAWTPVLDIGGRRHPILKGRTVIGRGSEADITLDDSGASRKHVEVQWDGRRARVRDLGSTNGTQLNGDRVGEAILEPDSVITVGRTRIVFRVLAQAAPGSGGGAPSTRRNDMNGFWGPAE; encoded by the coding sequence GTGGGCCTACTGGACAACTTCGAGAAGGGTCTCGAGCGCGCCGTCAACGGCGCCTTCGCGAAGACCTTCCGCTCGGGGCTGCAGCCGGTCGAGATCACGGCCGCCCTGAAGCGCGAGCTCGACACGAAGGCCGCGGTCGTCTCCCGCGACCGCGTGCTCGTGCCGAACACCTTCCGCGTGCGGATGTCGCGACCCGACCTCCAGCGCATGTCGAGCCTCGGTCCGGCGCTGGTCGACGAGCTGACCGACGTCGTGCAGCAGCATGCGGCGAGCCAGGGCTTCCAGTTCGCCGGCGGCATCCAGATCTCGCTCGACGCCGACGAGGGCCTGTCCGAGGGCATGGTGCAGGTCGACTCGAGCAACGTGAAGGGCGAGATCGCCTGGACCCCCGTGCTCGACATCGGCGGCCGGCGGCATCCGATCCTCAAGGGCCGCACCGTGATCGGTCGCGGCAGCGAGGCCGACATCACGCTCGACGACTCGGGCGCGAGCCGCAAGCACGTCGAGGTGCAGTGGGACGGGCGACGCGCCCGCGTACGCGACCTCGGATCGACCAACGGCACGCAGTTGAACGGCGACCGCGTGGGCGAGGCCATCCTCGAGCCCGATTCCGTCATCACCGTGGGGCGCACGCGCATCGTCTTCCGCGTCCTCGCACAGGCCGCGCCGGGCTCCGGCGGCGGCGCACCGTCCACCCGGCGCAACGACATGAACGGGTTCTGGGGGCCCGCTGAATGA